The window TGACCGCGTCCGCGCCGGCGGCGATCGCCTTGATCGCGTCGCCGGAGTACCGGATGCCACCGTCCGCGATGACCGGGACGTCGTGTTCGGCGGCGACGTCCGCGACCTGCGCGACGGCCGTGATCTGGGGCATGCCGGCGCCGGAGACGACGCGGGTGGTACAGATCGATCCCGGGCCGATGCCGACCTTGATACCGTCCGCGAAGTCGACCAGTTCGGCCGCGGCCTCGCGGGTGCCGACGTTGCCGACCACGACGTCCGCCTCGACCGACTCCTTGATCTCGCGTGCGCCCTCGATGACGTTCCGGTTGTGCGCGTGCGCGGTGTCGATGAACAGGATGTCGGCGCCGGCTTCGTCCGCGGCTTCGGCCCGGTCGTCCTCGAAGGGGCTGACGGCGACGCCACAGCGAAGCTTCCCGTCCTCGTCGCGGACGGCCTCCCCGTACTCGCGGCGCTGGAGGATGCCCTGCATCGTGACCAGTCCCACGAGGAGGTTCTCGTCGTCGACGACCGGCACGCGCTCGATCTTGTGCTCGTACATCAGGTCGAACGCCTCGCGAGCGTCGACGTTCTCGGGCGCGGTGATGACCTCGTCGGTCATCGCTTCCGTGACGGGGTCGTCCTCGTTGACCTCGAGGTGCGGGCGGATGTCCGTGCTCGAGATAATGCCGAGCACTTCGCCGTTGGTGTTGATGACGGGGGCGCCGCCGACGCCCTCGCGGGCCATCAGTTCGTCAACCTCGCGGACGGTCATCTCGGGGCTGGCGGTGACGACCGATTCCTGGGGGATGATGAGTTCGTCGGCGCTCTTGACGCGCTCGATCTCCTCGACCATCTCGTCGATGTTCATGTTCCGGTGGAGGACGCCGAGGCCGCCGTGGCGGGCCATCGCGATGGCCATGTCGCTCTCGGTGACGGTGTCCATCGCCGCCGAGAGGATGGGCAGCGAGACCTCGACGTGTTTCGAGACGTGCGAGGTGAGGTCGGCGTCGTCGGGTTCGACGCGGCTCTCCTTCGGGCGCAGAAGGACGTCGTCGAAGGTTAGCGCTTCCGGTACCTGCAGTTTCGAGGAATAGGGCTCGTGCTCGGGAACGTCGTTCGCCATGTAAACCGTCGGTCCCCGCCCGCAAAAAGCGTTGCGAGATAGACGCGGGTGAGAACCCGTGACGAGCCCCGCATCGCCGGATTCGGCCGTGTCGGAATTATCGCGTCCGCGGGCGGTGAACGCGGTATTCGTCGGGAGTACCTTCTGATAATCGGTCGCGTAAGTAGTGCTTCGAGAGCCGACGACGCACCGGCGATGATCGGCGGCAGCGATCGAGGCCGCGGCTGCGCAATTTATCTACACCGACGTCGTCTACTACAGCATATGTCAACTCACGGTCGGGTAGACCACGAGATCGACGCCACGGACGAGACCGTTCACAGCGACTGGAACAGAGGTCGCGAGCCGGTTCGGACGATCGAATCCGGCGACGTCGTCCGGTTCGAGTGCCGGGACGCGGCGAACGGTCAACTCGGTCCGGACTCGACGGTAGCGGACCTCGCCGAACTGGACGTTGAGCAGGTACACACGCTGACCGGCCCGATCGCGATCGACGGCGCCGAGCCGGGCGACGTGCTGCAGGTCGACGTCCTCGAACTCGAGCACCGCGGCTGGGGGTACACCCTCGTGCTGCCCGGCGAACTGGCCATGGGACTGTTGCCCGAGGAGTTTCCCGAGCCCGCACTACACATCTGGGACCTCGAGGACGGCGTCGCGCGCTTCGTAAACGGGATCGAGGTACCGCTGCACCCGTTCCCCGGCACCCTCGGCGTCGCGCCGGCCGAGCCGGGCGAACACGATACGAACCCGCCCCGACCCGTCGGCGGCAATCTGGACATCAAGCACGTGACTGCCGGATCGACGATGTACCTCCCGATCGCAGTCGAGGGCGGGCTGTTCAGCATCGGCGACTGCCACGCCGCCCAGGGCGACGGCGAGGTCTGCATCTCGGGTATCGAGGCCCCGATGTCGATCACCTGCCGCTTCGAACTCCGCTCGGAGATGGACCTCGAGCAGCCCCAGTTCGAGACCGACGGCCCGTTTACGCCGACTGGGCGCGACGAACCGATGTACGGCACGACGGGAGTCGGCGACGACGTGCGCGAGGCGGCGAAAGACGCTATCCGCGGAATGATCGATCACTGCCACGCCGAGCGGGGACTCACGCGCGAAGAAGCCTACATCCTGTGTTCGGCGGCCGTCGATCTGAAGCTCAATCAGGTGGTCAACGCACCGAACTGGACGGTCTCAGCCTACCTGCCGGAGGGGATCTTCCCCGACGCGGACGCGTGAGCGGCGGCTGCTGACGGCAGTAGTGCAGCCGATAGAACGTGAAAACTGACAATCAGACGCACGTTCGCGAGGCACACTTATTCGTGGGCGCCGTACGCGAGCCCATGAATCGAGGGGCACTCGAGGGGGACCCGGTTGTTTCGGGCACTGGTCGGGACCGTTGCGGGCGAAAATGGACGCGTGAGTCTGCGGATGGAGACACGAATCTGCGGCGGGCTGTCGATCGGTCCGGGTCCGACTGCCGCGACCGCAACATCGGCCGTTTCGGGGGACAATGACGGGATCGGAGCCGACGGAGGTCGCGTTCTTCGAAACGGGGACGGACGCGGCGGACGGAGTGCAGGACCGATCGCAGTCGGATCCTGCAGACGACGACCGACGCCTCCCGCCGCCGGACCTCGCCCGGCGCATCTTCGACGTCAGTCCGATCAGCACCGTCGTCATCGATTCGGCAGGTGCGATCGTCTACGCGAACGAACGGGCGATCGAGACGCTCCGCCTCTCGAGCGACGAAATCGCAAAGCGATCGTACGAGCCGTCCGAGTGGAACATCTCCTACGAGGACGGAACGCCCATTCCGGTCGACGAACACCCCGTCGCGCGCGTCTTCGAAACTGGCGAACCCGAGTACGGGTTCGAACACTGGCTCGAGCTGCCCGATGGAACCGAACGCTGGCTGGTGACCAACTCCCGGCCCGTCGCGAACGACGCCGACGAGGTCGAGTACGTCGTCGTCGCGTTCGAGGACGTCACGGATCTGAAGCGCCGCGGCGAGCGGCTGCTCAGCGACCACATGCGGCGCCTCGAGTTCCGCGCGGATCAGGCCGCAGTGCCGCCGTCGCTGCGCGTCGAAGAGGGAGAGTGGCGGATCGAGGTCGAATCGGTCGTCTCACTGCCGGACGATGCGACGATCCAGTACATGGGCACGTCGGACCTCTCGGCGAACGATTTCGTTACCGCCGTCGAGGAGGTGCCCCACTACGTCGACGTTCGCCTTCTCAGCACGTCCGAGGGGTACAGCCGCATCGAAGCCCGTGCCAAAGAGGCGACGGTCGCCGAAGTGTTTCAGTCGCTTGGCGGCCAGCCGCGTGCCGTCATCATCGCCCACGACGAAGTTCGATTCCTCGGCGAGTTGCCCGGCGACGTCGATCACCGGCTGGCGGCGGAGGGCATTCGTCGGTTCCACGACAACGTCGAATTGGTCTCCGAGGACCTCGTCTACTCGCCGCACCTGCTGTACGACATCGTCGCCGACGCGCTCACCGACCGACAGCTTGCAACCCTCGACGCCGCGTACTTCAGCGGCTACTTCGAGACGCCCCGTACCAGCACCGGCGGCGAGCTAGCCGACCGCTTCGGTGTAACCCGGCAGACGTTCAACCAACACCTCCGAAAGGCCCAGCAAACCGTCCTCGAGCACCTCTTCGAGGAGATCGACCGGAACCACTGACTAGTCAGCGTCCACCCTTACCACGGTCGCACCCGTTCAGAATAGTAATGAGCGACAACACGACTCACTCGGATTCCTCCTCGTTCCGGCATATTGAGATCGGAACCGACGGTGACAACGCCCCTGCGGTCCTCCACACCAGTTTCGACGGCGGTTCCGATTCGATCGTCGTGGCGATCGTCGAAGCCGTCGCGACCGTAACCGGCGAGGACCCGATCGATATGCCGCCCCTGTTCGACACCATCAATCCCGAGGCCCTCAACCAGCTCGTGACCCCGTCGACCCCTCGCGACCACCACGTCGAGATCAGCTTCGAGTATCAAGACTGCCAGATAACCGTCTCGAGCGGCGGCGATACGGTCGTCGTCCCGGACCAGTAATCGCGGCGGCCGGCCGTCGTTTTTCCTCTCTCGCGTCGGCAGCGCGCTCGTTCGATCAGCCACGCGGCCGTCGTCGCCTCTGTTCGCTCGACAACTGCCCATATCGATCGTTACAGATCCGTACACTAGCGTTCGATCGTGGGCGCTAGTGTCGGGAAACATATGGATCGTGGAACCGCGTCTCACACAACGCTTATTGACAATCCCAACCTTTGGCCGAGTATGAACGCTGTGAGTTCCAGCGAATCCCGAATCGCCGGTCGGATGACGACTACCTCCGACTCCAGCTTTACATTCGGGAATCCCTTCAAATACAAACTCACAGCGCGAGGCCCTAATCGGACGAATTGGTGGCCCTTCGCACGTCACCAATTACGGTATCGTCCGCCTCATTACCCATCGGCCTCGGGTCATGGCCATCGTCCCTGACCAATGAGTACCTCTCAGCACCCGGTTGCCCTCCGCTTAGAGCGGTTAGTCGGTGGTGACGCCAGGCTGTTGGCGGTCGTGATGATGCTGCCGCTGATCGACGGCGTCTTCCCGGCGCTGATCCTCGCCGGCGCGTTGAACGATCCGGTAAACGCCGTGCAGGTCGGCCTCCTGATCTTCGGCGGCAGCGCAACCGTCGCGGTGATCCTCGCCGAGATGGACGGGACGGCCCGCGAGCAGGCCGCGATCGTCCTCCTGGTCGGAATCCCGCTCATACTACTGGCGGCCGCCCAGGCCGTGCTGGCGCCTGCGATCGGCAGCATGCTCGAGGACGCGATCATCACGCGGTTCGCCGCGCTGGTGATCCTCGCGATCGCCGCCCAGACCGCCAGCGCGACCATCGGCGACTACCTGCCCAACCCCGCCGTCATCATCGGCCTCGGGCTGGTCGCGAGCGTCGATCTCACCGACGTGAGCTTCACCCTGATGACCGACCCCGAACTCGTCGCGCACGCGGCGCTCGCGGCCGGCGTCGGCGTCGGGTTCGCGCTCTCGGTCGCGCTCGGGGGGCCGTTCCTCCGGGAGTACATGGATATCGATCGCTTCCGCTTCGGCAGCGCCGTCGCGCTCGGCCTGCTGCCGCTGTCGCTGCTCGGGATGGCCTTCGGACAGGCGCCGCTGGCCGCGCTGCTGGTCGCCGGCCTGTTCGCGCTCGATCTGCCGCTCGAGCGCGGCTCCGACGCTGACGCCGATGCGGATGCGGATGTCGAACCGGAATCGCCGCCTACGCCCGCGGTCGGAACCGGCCCGCTAACTGATGGCGGCGCAGCCGACTCGAGCGAGGAGGCCGAGCCGTCGCCGACTACCGTCGAGCCCGATTCCGACCCCGAAGACGCGTACCCGAGCGACGAGGCGAGGGACGCCGACGAGCGGGCCCCGTGGCTGTAGTGCGAATCGAAACCGATTTAGGGTCCATCCCCCAACTGGGAAACGCACGGGGTTGTGGCCAAGCCAGGCATGGCGACTGACTCCAGAGGCACGCGCCCGGGACGACACTCCAGACTGATATACTGATCGAGCACCTGATCAGTGCTCGTGTGATGACCCTCTGGAGTTCCGAGGCGCACCGGAGATATCAGTCGATCGGGGGTTCAAATCCCTCCGACCCCATTTTCTCGCGACGAACAACATCGTGAGTCGCGAATATCGGACGAGGAGGATTTGAGCTCAGCGGACGAGCGAAGCGACGTCCGCGCGGTTCAAATCCCTCCGATCCCTCCGTGTCGCGTTCGCTGTTGTTCAAGCCAGCGCCCACTCCACCCTCCTACGACGAACACGTCCCTCGAGCAGGCTATTCGAAAGTCGGCAGCGAACCCAGCCCTCGAGCGGTCCATCGACTCCCCTGCCGCCCGACCCGAAGCGACAGCCGGTCGAGCGTTCAGGAGCGAGTCGTCGTCTCGAGGCGCTGCATTGACCGACTGGACGGTGATCGACTGGCTGAACACAGCGATCGCAGCCGGCCCGATCATCGCTGGACGAGTCCTCCGGCAAACTCGCCTCGCTCGCCTTCGGCCCCGCGCTCGCCGCCTCCTCGCTCGAGTGTTCGTCGTGGCGCTCGTCTACTGCGTCGTCGGAGAACTCGCGGCCGCGACCGGAATCACGGCGTTCGTGATCGAACTCGGCAGATTGCTATTGACGAGGCGCCAGTCGTAATGCACACCGTCGAGAGATCGCGAGTCGACACTACCATCAGTAATTAATAGCGTTGCGACGAGTGATGGCGTATGATCACGGACGCTCGAGCGCTCGCGACGACCTACGTGCCCCAGGACCTCGAGCACCGTGACGGCCAGATCAGCCAGCTCGCGGCGGCGCTCGAGCCGATCACGGACGGAGTCGGCGGGGACCACTGTCTCATCTTCGGGCCCGCGGGCTCGGGGAAGACGACCCTCGCGAAGTACGTCGTCCGCAAGCTCCGCCAGGAGTCGTTCGGCGTCCGCCGGGCCTACTGGAACTGCATGTCCGGCTCCGCGAAGACCGACGTCCTCCACGGGCTCGCGCAGGATTCGGGGATCGGGAACCACCTGCCGCGGGACGGGACCGGCGCCAGCGCCTTTATCGACGCCTTTCGCGGGACGGACGACCACGTCGTCGCGATCATCGACGAGGTCGACGTTTTGGAGGACGAGACGCTCCTGCTGGGGCTGGGCGACCTGCCGAACGTGACGATCGTCGGGATCACGATCGACGAGGACGACTTCTTCGCATCTCACCGACTGAACGGCCGCGTCAAATCCCGGTTCTCGAGCGCCGAGACGCTCCGGCTCCGGAAGTACACCCACGAGGAGGTCGTCGACATCCTGCTGGCGCGGATCGACGCCGGGTTGCGACCCGACGTGATCGACGAGCCGGTCGTCGAGTACATCGCCGACCTCGCCGCCGGCGACGCGCGCGAAGCGATCAAACTCCTCGAGAAGGCTACGCGCCGCGTCGCTCGGACCGATCGGTCGCAAATCGAACTCGCTGACGTCGACGCGGTCCACGACAAAGCCCGGCGGGACCTCCAGCAGGATCGGATCGACGCGCTGGGGACGCACAAGCGACTGCTGTACGACATCGTCGCCGACGCCGGCGAGATCGGCGCGACCGAACTCCACGCGACCTACGAGGAGCGGGCCGCCGAACCGAAGACGAACCGGACGCGACGGCGGTACCTCGCGACGCTCGAGGATAAGTACGGGCTGCTCGCGTCGACTGGGTCGGGCCGCGGGAAGACGTACTTCGTTCCGGAACCCTGATTCGGCTGTTTTGAGCCACCAGTTGTCCGCTGACGTTTCTTTCGACTGCCTTTCGATTCCGGTTCGTCGCATTCCGGACACGCTAACCGTCTTCCGGACACGTTCCGGACACATTCCGGACACGCTCCAGACGCCGCGGACGGGGCTTCTCGAGAGCGTTTTCCCGACATCGCTCGCGCATCCGTCGCTTCCGGTCATCGCCGCTGTAGCGATATACCACGGTCGGTCGTTGTCTCCGATATGTTCGCCATTGCAACTGACCCGGCCAAGCCAAGCGGTGGTGTCGAGCGGCCATGAGCGGGCGCGACCTCTCACCCCGGGCGGCCCGCGACCGCTTTCTGGCCCGGCGCAAGCAGGAAAACACCGCGAACACGGTTCGTAGCTACCGGAACCGGCTCACGCGCTTCGTCCGCTGGGCCGAGGACGAGGGTATCGAGTCGATGAGCGACCTCTCCGGCTGGGACCTCGACGAGTACCGCGCGGCACGGGAGGCCGCCGGTATCGCGCCGGCGACGCTGAACGGGGAGCTGACCGCCCTCAAGCAGTTACTCGAGTACTGCGCGGCGATCGACGTCGTCGACGACGCGCTCCACGAGACGGTGCACGTGCCGACCCTCAGCCGCGAGGAAGAGTCCAGCGACGTCCGGCTCGCGGTCGACCACGCCGAGACGCTGCTGTCGACGTTCCGGTCGTCGCCCGCCCTGTTCGGCCGGCCGGAACACGCCTTCCTCGAGGTCGCCTGGCACGTCGGCGCGCGCCTGAGCGGGATTCGCGCCCTCGACTTGCGGGACTTCGACCCCGAGCGGCGGACGCTCGAGTTTCGTCACCGACCGCCGACGCTGCTGAAGAACAAGGCGGCCGGCGAGCGCGTCGTCGGCGTCTCGAAACCCGTCGGGCGGGCGCTTCGGGCGTACGTCGCCCGCGAGCGCTGCGACAAGCGCGACGACGAGGGGCGCAAGCCCCTGTTCTGCGGGCGGCAGGGACGACCCTCGCCGACCACGTTTCGGGCGTGGTCCTATCGCGGCACGCAGCCGTGTCGCGCCGTGGCGTGTCCGCACGGCAACGAGCGGGAGTCCTGCGAGTACACCCACCGGAACCACGCGAGCAAGTGTCCCTCCTCGAGAAGTCCCCACGCGATCCGAACCGGCTCGATCACCTGGCAGTTGCTCCGCGGCCTCGAGATCGAAACCGTCGCGAAGCGGGTCAACGCCCGCCCCGAAACGATCCGGCGTCACTACTACAAGGCCGGTGAGCGCGAGGAGTTCGAGGAGCGCCGCGCCGATCGAACGCTGACGCTGGATATCCAGACCGGTGATGCCGATGTGTGACGACGAGCGAAAGTTGGCGTGTGACGGCCGCTGTCCGTATCGAACGCCACTAGTGGAAGTCCCTCCGAGTTACCGTCCCGCGCGGCTATCGAGGTCTCGAGCCTCGAGCAGTTTCGATAGGCCGGTGGATATCGATCGTCGGACGGCGATCGACGGGCACCGGAATCGGCGGTGACCGACAGCGAAAGAGCTACTCGGCGATGTCGCCCTCGCGCAACGCTTCGGTTTCAGACACGACGAACTTCGCCAATTTTCGCTTCGAGTGCGTTCCAACCAGATGATCCTCGAGGCGCCGCTCGCGCGGGAGATCGTCGTGGCAGATGGGACACTCGATCGGGGGTCGGGTGGCCATACACGATACAGTGCAGTGAGGCCCAAAAATATCCGGCCGGCATGTTCGATGTTCGACCGCGAGTGACGGCTATCGATCCTCTCGATCGCCGTTTCGATCAGATCG is drawn from Halopiger aswanensis and contains these coding sequences:
- the guaB gene encoding IMP dehydrogenase, producing MANDVPEHEPYSSKLQVPEALTFDDVLLRPKESRVEPDDADLTSHVSKHVEVSLPILSAAMDTVTESDMAIAMARHGGLGVLHRNMNIDEMVEEIERVKSADELIIPQESVVTASPEMTVREVDELMAREGVGGAPVINTNGEVLGIISSTDIRPHLEVNEDDPVTEAMTDEVITAPENVDAREAFDLMYEHKIERVPVVDDENLLVGLVTMQGILQRREYGEAVRDEDGKLRCGVAVSPFEDDRAEAADEAGADILFIDTAHAHNRNVIEGAREIKESVEADVVVGNVGTREAAAELVDFADGIKVGIGPGSICTTRVVSGAGMPQITAVAQVADVAAEHDVPVIADGGIRYSGDAIKAIAAGADAVMLGSYFAGTDEAPGRVVTMNGKKYKQYRGMGSVGAMKSGDSDRYLKEEPDEDDEYVPEGVEAATPYKGSLQSELHQLAGGMQSGMGYVGAETIPEFKERSEFVRVSSAGQAESHAHDVVITDEAPNYSPDN
- a CDS encoding acetamidase/formamidase family protein yields the protein MSTHGRVDHEIDATDETVHSDWNRGREPVRTIESGDVVRFECRDAANGQLGPDSTVADLAELDVEQVHTLTGPIAIDGAEPGDVLQVDVLELEHRGWGYTLVLPGELAMGLLPEEFPEPALHIWDLEDGVARFVNGIEVPLHPFPGTLGVAPAEPGEHDTNPPRPVGGNLDIKHVTAGSTMYLPIAVEGGLFSIGDCHAAQGDGEVCISGIEAPMSITCRFELRSEMDLEQPQFETDGPFTPTGRDEPMYGTTGVGDDVREAAKDAIRGMIDHCHAERGLTREEAYILCSAAVDLKLNQVVNAPNWTVSAYLPEGIFPDADA
- a CDS encoding bacterio-opsin activator domain-containing protein translates to MTGSEPTEVAFFETGTDAADGVQDRSQSDPADDDRRLPPPDLARRIFDVSPISTVVIDSAGAIVYANERAIETLRLSSDEIAKRSYEPSEWNISYEDGTPIPVDEHPVARVFETGEPEYGFEHWLELPDGTERWLVTNSRPVANDADEVEYVVVAFEDVTDLKRRGERLLSDHMRRLEFRADQAAVPPSLRVEEGEWRIEVESVVSLPDDATIQYMGTSDLSANDFVTAVEEVPHYVDVRLLSTSEGYSRIEARAKEATVAEVFQSLGGQPRAVIIAHDEVRFLGELPGDVDHRLAAEGIRRFHDNVELVSEDLVYSPHLLYDIVADALTDRQLATLDAAYFSGYFETPRTSTGGELADRFGVTRQTFNQHLRKAQQTVLEHLFEEIDRNH
- a CDS encoding HalOD1 output domain-containing protein, yielding MSDNTTHSDSSSFRHIEIGTDGDNAPAVLHTSFDGGSDSIVVAIVEAVATVTGEDPIDMPPLFDTINPEALNQLVTPSTPRDHHVEISFEYQDCQITVSSGGDTVVVPDQ
- a CDS encoding DUF5794 domain-containing protein; this encodes MSTSQHPVALRLERLVGGDARLLAVVMMLPLIDGVFPALILAGALNDPVNAVQVGLLIFGGSATVAVILAEMDGTAREQAAIVLLVGIPLILLAAAQAVLAPAIGSMLEDAIITRFAALVILAIAAQTASATIGDYLPNPAVIIGLGLVASVDLTDVSFTLMTDPELVAHAALAAGVGVGFALSVALGGPFLREYMDIDRFRFGSAVALGLLPLSLLGMAFGQAPLAALLVAGLFALDLPLERGSDADADADADVEPESPPTPAVGTGPLTDGGAADSSEEAEPSPTTVEPDSDPEDAYPSDEARDADERAPWL
- a CDS encoding Cdc6/Cdc18 family protein, with product MITDARALATTYVPQDLEHRDGQISQLAAALEPITDGVGGDHCLIFGPAGSGKTTLAKYVVRKLRQESFGVRRAYWNCMSGSAKTDVLHGLAQDSGIGNHLPRDGTGASAFIDAFRGTDDHVVAIIDEVDVLEDETLLLGLGDLPNVTIVGITIDEDDFFASHRLNGRVKSRFSSAETLRLRKYTHEEVVDILLARIDAGLRPDVIDEPVVEYIADLAAGDAREAIKLLEKATRRVARTDRSQIELADVDAVHDKARRDLQQDRIDALGTHKRLLYDIVADAGEIGATELHATYEERAAEPKTNRTRRRYLATLEDKYGLLASTGSGRGKTYFVPEP
- a CDS encoding tyrosine-type recombinase/integrase, giving the protein MSGRDLSPRAARDRFLARRKQENTANTVRSYRNRLTRFVRWAEDEGIESMSDLSGWDLDEYRAAREAAGIAPATLNGELTALKQLLEYCAAIDVVDDALHETVHVPTLSREEESSDVRLAVDHAETLLSTFRSSPALFGRPEHAFLEVAWHVGARLSGIRALDLRDFDPERRTLEFRHRPPTLLKNKAAGERVVGVSKPVGRALRAYVARERCDKRDDEGRKPLFCGRQGRPSPTTFRAWSYRGTQPCRAVACPHGNERESCEYTHRNHASKCPSSRSPHAIRTGSITWQLLRGLEIETVAKRVNARPETIRRHYYKAGEREEFEERRADRTLTLDIQTGDADV